In Deltaproteobacteria bacterium, a single genomic region encodes these proteins:
- the kdpC gene encoding K(+)-transporting ATPase subunit C has product MKNLLTELRISLIATLSMAVLLCGFYPALVWVMAQGIFHDEANGSLIIRNGKIVGSSLLAQGFTAARYFHPRPSAAGSGYDASNSGGSNFGPLSRKLMDGIGQRVSEYHTRNGLSPDTRVPVDAVTASGSGLDPHISMGNALLQAPRIARARGLREETVQKNIAAHMEGRTLGIFGEPRVNVLLLNLDMDEGK; this is encoded by the coding sequence ATGAAAAATCTGCTGACAGAACTTCGGATCTCCCTCATCGCGACGTTATCCATGGCGGTACTTTTATGCGGTTTTTACCCGGCGCTGGTCTGGGTAATGGCGCAGGGAATTTTCCACGACGAGGCCAACGGTTCTCTTATCATCAGAAATGGCAAAATTGTGGGATCGAGCCTCCTTGCGCAGGGATTTACCGCTGCAAGATACTTTCATCCCCGTCCCTCAGCGGCGGGTTCCGGATACGATGCCTCCAATTCCGGAGGCAGCAACTTCGGCCCCCTTTCCAGAAAGCTGATGGACGGCATCGGACAGCGTGTCTCTGAATATCACACCAGGAACGGGCTATCACCCGACACCAGGGTGCCGGTGGACGCGGTAACGGCATCGGGAAGCGGCCTTGATCCGCATATAAGTATGGGAAACGCCCTGCTGCAGGCGCCCCGTATCGCACGAGCACGAGGGTTGAGAGAAGAAACTGTACAAAAGAATATCGCGGCGCACATGGAAGGGCGTACGCTGGGAATCTTCGGTGAACCGCGGGTAAATGTGCTCCTTTTGAACCTGGATATGGATGAGGGGAAGTAA
- a CDS encoding PTS sugar transporter subunit IIA, translating to MPDENRADAFLRMIRRSRRGHLKVYLGYAAGVGKTYRMLQEAHQLRDEGIDVVVGLVETHDRADVAKLLEGLEIIPRRKQEYRSIIVEEMDVDAILTRRPQIALVDELAHTNVPGSKNTKRYQDVQDILAQGIHVITTLNIQHLESLYNVVERASGVRVHERLPDAVLAEADQIVNVDLTTEDLNERLREGKIYPLDRIETALTNFFRKSNLEQLRELTLRELASQIDLRYRDDLEEEIASTPDQVMVCLSSKGPNSEKLLRYASRLAGRLNRNWYAIYVQTPSEAPTAIDAQTQRILSGTLTLAKQLGAIVFTFKGEDIVKTILQFAREYRVGHIVIGSPGKIPFWKRLRGERSVAESLIRNARGGTVTVLDTLESKAAAPLPVDAKIIQEEIVPSSPPPETGRPGLSQFLSPQSIVIWDTPVTKDDVLQRLTEAAWCESTIEQRLQGLTLVREREEQGSTFFNEGVAFPHARIEGLKSSCVAIGIPRRGVSDVTTEKPIECVFLIFSPADIPDEQIQILGLASKVALDRQLMENLLSASTPDKAYAAIRNWENRR from the coding sequence ATGCCTGATGAAAATCGCGCAGATGCTTTCCTACGAATGATTCGCCGCTCCCGGCGCGGCCACCTGAAGGTATACCTCGGGTATGCCGCCGGCGTGGGGAAAACCTACCGTATGCTCCAGGAAGCGCACCAGCTTAGGGACGAAGGAATCGACGTGGTCGTGGGACTCGTGGAGACCCACGACCGGGCCGATGTCGCTAAACTCCTGGAGGGGCTCGAAATTATCCCCCGGCGCAAGCAGGAATACCGCAGTATTATTGTGGAAGAGATGGATGTCGACGCCATACTGACCCGCAGGCCCCAGATCGCCCTTGTCGATGAGCTGGCGCACACAAACGTGCCGGGCAGCAAGAACACGAAGAGGTACCAGGATGTCCAGGATATCCTGGCCCAGGGGATTCACGTCATCACTACCCTGAATATACAGCATCTCGAGAGCCTCTATAATGTTGTCGAAAGGGCCTCAGGGGTAAGGGTCCATGAACGCCTCCCCGATGCAGTTCTTGCCGAAGCGGACCAGATCGTAAACGTCGATTTGACTACGGAGGACCTCAATGAGCGCTTGAGAGAAGGGAAAATATATCCCCTGGACCGCATCGAAACAGCCCTCACAAACTTTTTCAGAAAATCAAATCTGGAGCAGCTCCGGGAGCTTACCCTGCGCGAACTGGCTTCACAGATCGACCTGCGATACCGTGATGACCTGGAGGAAGAGATTGCGTCAACGCCCGATCAGGTAATGGTGTGTCTCAGCTCTAAGGGCCCCAACAGTGAAAAACTCCTCCGTTACGCGTCAAGGCTTGCGGGCAGGCTGAACAGAAACTGGTACGCCATCTATGTCCAGACCCCGTCGGAGGCGCCCACGGCCATCGATGCGCAGACACAGCGGATTCTTTCGGGAACGCTCACGCTGGCCAAGCAGTTAGGCGCCATCGTCTTCACCTTTAAAGGAGAAGACATCGTGAAAACTATCTTGCAGTTTGCCAGGGAATACCGGGTCGGTCATATTGTCATCGGCAGCCCGGGTAAAATCCCTTTCTGGAAAAGATTGCGCGGCGAACGCAGCGTTGCCGAAAGTCTGATCCGCAACGCACGGGGTGGTACCGTCACCGTCCTGGACACACTGGAATCCAAGGCAGCCGCTCCCCTCCCGGTGGATGCGAAGATCATCCAGGAGGAGATTGTCCCTTCATCGCCTCCCCCGGAAACCGGCCGTCCAGGCTTAAGTCAATTCCTATCACCGCAAAGCATCGTGATCTGGGATACCCCTGTTACAAAAGATGATGTGCTCCAGAGGCTCACGGAGGCGGCATGGTGTGAAAGCACGATAGAACAGCGATTACAGGGACTCACTCTCGTCAGGGAAAGAGAAGAACAAGGCTCAACCTTCTTCAACGAAGGGGTTGCCTTTCCCCATGCCAGAATCGAAGGACTTAAAAGCTCATGTGTCGCCATTGGAATCCCGCGCCGCGGCGTGTCTGATGTGACGACCGAGAAACCCATCGAGTGCGTATTCTTGATTTTCTCACCCGCGGATATTCCCGATGAACAGATTCAGATACTGGGCCTTGCCAGCAAGGTCGCCCTGGACAGACAGCTCATGGAAAATCTGTTGTCAGCATCAACCCCTGATAAAGCCTACGCAGCCATCCGGAACTGGGAAAACCGCCGGTAA
- a CDS encoding DUF86 domain-containing protein encodes MEFNEDKVRKITSEILIALGRLEDLQKLSEETFIADHHKTGSAKYNLIVVIEGAVDLCNHIIAKNRFRTPEDYADTFRVMAEQGAFDKEFTTALIQMARFRNRLVHIYWDIDDKELYRIIQTRLGDIKRFLKEFGAFIGI; translated from the coding sequence GTGGAGTTTAATGAGGACAAGGTAAGGAAGATAACATCTGAGATCCTTATTGCCCTCGGCAGGCTGGAGGATTTACAGAAGCTTTCCGAGGAAACATTTATCGCTGATCACCATAAAACAGGAAGCGCAAAGTATAATCTGATCGTTGTCATAGAAGGGGCCGTTGATCTTTGCAATCACATTATTGCAAAAAACAGATTCCGGACACCTGAGGATTATGCCGATACATTCAGGGTAATGGCTGAACAGGGCGCCTTTGATAAAGAATTTACGACGGCTCTGATCCAGATGGCAAGATTCAGGAACAGACTGGTACACATCTACTGGGACATTGACGATAAAGAACTGTATCGGATCATCCAGACCAGACTTGGGGATATAAAGCGTTTTCTGAAGGAATTCGGTGCTTTTATTGGAATCTGA
- a CDS encoding nucleotidyltransferase domain-containing protein encodes MKSIYFQISTQTKEEIITHIRSFLEKLPDLVFAYVHGSFITDEKFRDIDVAVYLKAAPLSPLQMELDLETELANVINNYPVDVRILNDAPLSFRYNIIKHGKPLVVFDDDARSDFEESTFSHYFDFAPYRKLYLKEALGRGV; translated from the coding sequence ATGAAAAGCATATATTTTCAAATTTCAACGCAGACTAAAGAAGAAATTATTACCCATATCAGGAGCTTTTTGGAAAAGCTTCCCGATTTGGTGTTTGCGTATGTGCATGGTTCTTTCATCACGGACGAGAAATTCAGGGACATTGATGTGGCTGTTTATCTGAAAGCAGCACCCTTATCCCCATTACAAATGGAGCTTGACCTTGAGACAGAACTTGCCAATGTTATTAATAACTATCCTGTAGATGTCAGGATATTGAACGACGCCCCCCTGTCTTTCCGATATAATATTATCAAGCACGGGAAACCTCTTGTCGTCTTTGATGATGATGCCAGAAGTGATTTTGAAGAATCGACTTTCAGCCATTATTTTGATTTTGCCCCTTATCGAAAACTGTATCTGAAGGAGGCGCTGGGTCGTGGAGTTTAA
- a CDS encoding helix-turn-helix transcriptional regulator yields the protein MKDKVTMSSGNVFADIGLPDAEERLAKAQLAHKIADIIKIRHISQAEAARILGTEQPKISAIMNGKLSGFSLERLIYFLNVLGSDVQIIVKPKPPRRKSAALEVVFA from the coding sequence ATGAAGGATAAAGTAACGATGAGTAGTGGGAATGTATTCGCAGATATCGGGCTTCCAGATGCGGAAGAACGCCTGGCAAAAGCACAGCTTGCCCACAAAATCGCTGATATAATTAAGATACGCCATATTAGTCAGGCAGAGGCTGCAAGAATCCTTGGTACAGAACAGCCTAAAATTTCGGCTATCATGAATGGCAAGCTGTCGGGTTTTTCCCTGGAACGTCTCATTTATTTTCTTAATGTCCTTGGCAGTGACGTGCAAATAATTGTTAAACCAAAACCGCCACGTCGTAAATCTGCTGCCCTGGAAGTTGTTTTCGCGTGA